One stretch of Armigeres subalbatus isolate Guangzhou_Male chromosome 2, GZ_Asu_2, whole genome shotgun sequence DNA includes these proteins:
- the LOC134211417 gene encoding uncharacterized protein LOC134211417 isoform X2: MSSRSITIAASCLLTVLLAVGTTQSQQVFQQHQNLEQYDPSALPQHTAAGEHISGRRIKRMYAMCPPGFNRIGNECYYISRNRENFLDAHFECKDRNSKLAEPLKFDDKSLRKYLLKSREKNYLWIGGNYNWMANKWQWGYNGKDIGYQSFSQMVPGQDLRYHCAVLNPDLKFRWSAKLCTEKLNFICQHKMPLVNSHSRAKVYTRWNATFPNEMANEVEVVVADQPRSSTLKDFYRTNVNSKMNLTRLNRKWKKFNRTQRIKGYRNRNQSQPRKDFISNDIVHRPVVEYASDNSYNNINGNGNGNDYRNGNSVPGRRFNVDIHNPKLRKDYRMNEVDGEYRPHRHHPTTKAPPTTETTTTTTTTSTTTTTTTTPVPETIPTEALQVVTERQQSLRLTKEEQKAYRDQIRERLAKLSPEERAQFEAKRAKATKKYQHTTKPQLLSHDERKARRHKLRERLAMLTPEERAMFFDERAKRKQSKKRHLQNETIP; the protein is encoded by the exons ATGAGCAGTCGATCCATAACAATTGCGG CATCGTGTCTGCTGACGGTGCTCCTCGCGGTGGGCACAACCCAGTCACAGCAAGTCTTCCAGCAGCACCAAAACCTGGAGCAATACGACCCGAGCGCATTGCCGCAGCACACGGCCGCCGGGGAGCACATTTCCGGCCGGCGCATCAAACGGATGTACGCCATGTGCCCGCCCGGATTCAACCGCATCGGCAACGAGTGCTACTACATTTCGCGCAATAGGGAAAACTTTCTCGATGCGCACTTCGAGTGCAAGGATCGCAACAGTAAGCTGGCCGAGCCGCTGAAGTTCGACGACAAGAGCCTGCGGAAGTATCTGCTAAAGTCGAGAG AGAAGAACTATCTTTGGATCGGTGGAAACTACAATTGGATGGCCAACAAGTGGCAGTGGGGCTATAACGGAAAGGATATCGGCTACCAGTCCTTTAGCCAAATGGTTCCAGG CCAGGATTTGAGATACCACTGTGCAGTGCTTAACCCTGACCTCAAATTCAG ATGGTCAGCTAAGCTATGCACAGAAAAATTGAACTTTATCTGCCAGCACAAGATGCCGCTCGTCAACAGTCACAGCCGCGCCAAGGTCTACACCAGATGGAACGCAACCTTCCCGAACGAAATGGCCAATGAGGTGGAAGTTGTGGTAGCTGACCAACCGCGTAGCAGCACCCTTAA GGACTTTTACAGAACAAATGTCAATTCCAAGATGAACTTGACCAGATTGAACAGAAAATGGAAAAAGTTTAACCGAACCCAGCGAATCAAAGGTTATCGCAACAGGAACCAATCTCAGCCAAGGAAAGATTTCATCAGCAATGATATCGTCCATCGCCCGGTGGTAGAATATGCTTCCGATAATTCTTACAACAATATCAATGGTAATGGAAACGGAAACGACTACCGCAATGGAAATAGCGTGCCTGGTCGTCGTTTCAACGTGGATATCCACAATCCAAAACTCCGTAAGGATTATCGCATGAACGAGGTTGATGGCGAATACAGACCTCATCGACACCATCCAACAACCAAAGCTCCTCCCACTACCGAGacaaccaccaccaccaccaccaccagcaCGACTACTACCACTACAACAACTCCTGTGCCAGAAACAATCCCCACTGAGGCTTTACAAGTAGTCACCGAAAGACAGCAATCACTGCGATTAACGAAAGAGGAACAGAAAGCTTATCGTGATCAGATACGTGAGCGGCTGGCAAAACTCTCACCGGAAGAACGAGCGCAGTTTGAGGCCAAGCGAGCAAAAGCTACCAAGAAATATCAACACACGACCAAGCCCCAACTGCTGTCGCACGATGAGAGAAAGGCTCGCCGTCACAAGCTTCGGGAACGACTAGCAATGCTCACGCCCGAAGAACGCGCCATGTTCTTCGACGAGCGTGCCAAGCGAAAGCAGTCCAAGAAACGCCACCTCCAGAACGAAACCATTCCGTAA
- the LOC134211417 gene encoding uncharacterized protein LOC134211417 isoform X1, with protein MSSRSITIAASCLLTVLLAVGTTQSQQVFQQHQNLEQYDPSALPQHTAAGEHISGRRIKRMYAMCPPGFNRIGNECYYISRNRENFLDAHFECKDRNSKLAEPLKFDDKSLRKYLLKSREKNYLWIGGNYNWMANKWQWGYNGKDIGYQSFSQMVPGSSQDLRYHCAVLNPDLKFRWSAKLCTEKLNFICQHKMPLVNSHSRAKVYTRWNATFPNEMANEVEVVVADQPRSSTLKDFYRTNVNSKMNLTRLNRKWKKFNRTQRIKGYRNRNQSQPRKDFISNDIVHRPVVEYASDNSYNNINGNGNGNDYRNGNSVPGRRFNVDIHNPKLRKDYRMNEVDGEYRPHRHHPTTKAPPTTETTTTTTTTSTTTTTTTTPVPETIPTEALQVVTERQQSLRLTKEEQKAYRDQIRERLAKLSPEERAQFEAKRAKATKKYQHTTKPQLLSHDERKARRHKLRERLAMLTPEERAMFFDERAKRKQSKKRHLQNETIP; from the exons ATGAGCAGTCGATCCATAACAATTGCGG CATCGTGTCTGCTGACGGTGCTCCTCGCGGTGGGCACAACCCAGTCACAGCAAGTCTTCCAGCAGCACCAAAACCTGGAGCAATACGACCCGAGCGCATTGCCGCAGCACACGGCCGCCGGGGAGCACATTTCCGGCCGGCGCATCAAACGGATGTACGCCATGTGCCCGCCCGGATTCAACCGCATCGGCAACGAGTGCTACTACATTTCGCGCAATAGGGAAAACTTTCTCGATGCGCACTTCGAGTGCAAGGATCGCAACAGTAAGCTGGCCGAGCCGCTGAAGTTCGACGACAAGAGCCTGCGGAAGTATCTGCTAAAGTCGAGAG AGAAGAACTATCTTTGGATCGGTGGAAACTACAATTGGATGGCCAACAAGTGGCAGTGGGGCTATAACGGAAAGGATATCGGCTACCAGTCCTTTAGCCAAATGGTTCCAGG GAGCAGCCAGGATTTGAGATACCACTGTGCAGTGCTTAACCCTGACCTCAAATTCAG ATGGTCAGCTAAGCTATGCACAGAAAAATTGAACTTTATCTGCCAGCACAAGATGCCGCTCGTCAACAGTCACAGCCGCGCCAAGGTCTACACCAGATGGAACGCAACCTTCCCGAACGAAATGGCCAATGAGGTGGAAGTTGTGGTAGCTGACCAACCGCGTAGCAGCACCCTTAA GGACTTTTACAGAACAAATGTCAATTCCAAGATGAACTTGACCAGATTGAACAGAAAATGGAAAAAGTTTAACCGAACCCAGCGAATCAAAGGTTATCGCAACAGGAACCAATCTCAGCCAAGGAAAGATTTCATCAGCAATGATATCGTCCATCGCCCGGTGGTAGAATATGCTTCCGATAATTCTTACAACAATATCAATGGTAATGGAAACGGAAACGACTACCGCAATGGAAATAGCGTGCCTGGTCGTCGTTTCAACGTGGATATCCACAATCCAAAACTCCGTAAGGATTATCGCATGAACGAGGTTGATGGCGAATACAGACCTCATCGACACCATCCAACAACCAAAGCTCCTCCCACTACCGAGacaaccaccaccaccaccaccaccagcaCGACTACTACCACTACAACAACTCCTGTGCCAGAAACAATCCCCACTGAGGCTTTACAAGTAGTCACCGAAAGACAGCAATCACTGCGATTAACGAAAGAGGAACAGAAAGCTTATCGTGATCAGATACGTGAGCGGCTGGCAAAACTCTCACCGGAAGAACGAGCGCAGTTTGAGGCCAAGCGAGCAAAAGCTACCAAGAAATATCAACACACGACCAAGCCCCAACTGCTGTCGCACGATGAGAGAAAGGCTCGCCGTCACAAGCTTCGGGAACGACTAGCAATGCTCACGCCCGAAGAACGCGCCATGTTCTTCGACGAGCGTGCCAAGCGAAAGCAGTCCAAGAAACGCCACCTCCAGAACGAAACCATTCCGTAA